The genome window TTTATAAATTTAGCCTGCAAATTTATGCTTTTTGCGGGCTAAAATTCCCCTCTTAATTTTCCTGCAATATTTTACGCCCGCTTTAAATCCGCTCAAATTTGACGTCAAATTTTAGTTTTAAATATAAGAAAAAAGTAAATTATATTACATTTTAATATAAATAAAAATAATAAATATATAAGAAATATAGTGATACAATTTCACATCAAATATTATTTTCAAGGAGCGATGATGAAGAAAATTTTACTTTTGGCGGCGATTTGCGGCGCTGTTTTTGCGGAGCAAACCTACGAACTAAACGTGCCGAATATGAACTGCGGCGGCTGCGCTAAGAAAATCGAAGATGCCGCAAAGGGCGTCAAGGGCGTCACCGGAGTGAGCTTTGATCTAAAAAGCAAAGACGTAAACATCACCGCAGATAGCGGCGTGAACGTCA of Campylobacter showae contains these proteins:
- a CDS encoding heavy-metal-associated domain-containing protein, which encodes MKKILLLAAICGAVFAEQTYELNVPNMNCGGCAKKIEDAAKGVKGVTGVSFDLKSKDVNITADSGVNVMDIVHAIQAKKYKVGIKE